Proteins encoded in a region of the Paenibacillus sp. E222 genome:
- a CDS encoding class I SAM-dependent methyltransferase gives MKLSNRLQRIHDQIPEGSRLADIGSDHALLPVAAVRSGKAVTAIAGEVNPGPYEAARKQVSDAGLKEQITVRRGDGLDIISAGEVDVITIAGMGGALIASILDRGLSKLDEVKLLILQPNVGEDILRRWLLEHHWVVVAEQLLEEDGKVYEIVTAMPKELSPIANEEVYRARPLEGGVVLTSDLLLRMGPYLTDRPTDVFFAKWESEIVKLQSVVQSISKSDQESSRDKAAEVERLIVNLKEVLSCLPKVKL, from the coding sequence ATGAAACTTTCGAATCGATTACAGCGGATACATGATCAAATTCCCGAAGGCAGCCGCTTGGCTGACATTGGCTCAGACCACGCTTTGCTTCCGGTAGCGGCAGTACGCAGCGGGAAAGCAGTTACTGCAATAGCCGGAGAAGTTAATCCCGGCCCTTATGAAGCTGCACGCAAGCAAGTCAGCGATGCTGGACTGAAGGAACAAATTACAGTACGTCGTGGTGATGGCTTGGATATCATCTCTGCAGGAGAAGTGGACGTTATCACCATTGCCGGTATGGGAGGAGCACTCATTGCCTCCATTCTGGATCGCGGCCTCTCCAAGCTGGATGAGGTCAAGCTTCTCATTTTGCAGCCTAATGTTGGTGAGGATATTCTCAGACGTTGGTTGTTGGAACATCACTGGGTGGTTGTTGCAGAGCAGCTGCTTGAGGAAGATGGCAAAGTGTACGAGATTGTTACAGCAATGCCGAAGGAACTCAGTCCGATTGCCAATGAGGAAGTGTATCGCGCACGACCGCTTGAAGGCGGAGTGGTATTGACATCAGATTTGCTGCTGCGCATGGGGCCTTATTTAACAGACCGTCCTACGGATGTTTTTTTTGCCAAATGGGAGAGCGAAATCGTCAAGCTGCAAAGTGTTGTGCAGTCCATCTCCAAATCCGATCAGGAGTCCTCACGGGACAAGGCGGCTGAGGTGGAGCGTCTTATTGTGAACTTGAAGGAGGTACTCTCATGTTTGCCAAAGGTCAAACTGTAA
- the rpoD gene encoding RNA polymerase sigma factor RpoD, which translates to MANDQHTELETELTLDQVKDQLIESGKKRASLNYKEIIEKLSPFEQDAEQMDEFYEQLSDLGIDVVNENDEEVTLRPSEDSENNTREGDDEFHFDDDLSLPPGIKINDPVRMYLKEIGRVPLLSADDEVELAKRIENGDEEAKRRLAEANLRLVVSIAKRYVGRGMLFLDLIQEGNMGLIKAVEKFDHKKGYKFSTYATWWIRQAITRAIADQARTIRIPVHMVETINKLIRVSRQLLQELGREPTPEEIAAEMDLSVEKVREITKIAQEPVSLETPIGEEDDSHLGDFIEDQEALAPADAAAYELLKEQLEDVLDTLTEREENVLRLRFGLDDGRTRTLEEVGKVFGVTRERIRQIEAKALRKLRHPSRSKRLKDFLE; encoded by the coding sequence ATGGCGAATGATCAGCATACTGAACTAGAAACAGAATTGACGCTGGATCAGGTTAAGGATCAATTGATTGAGTCAGGTAAGAAAAGAGCTTCGTTGAACTACAAGGAAATTATAGAAAAACTCTCCCCGTTTGAGCAAGACGCTGAGCAGATGGATGAGTTCTATGAACAACTGAGCGATCTGGGTATTGATGTTGTGAACGAAAATGATGAAGAGGTAACCCTTCGCCCTAGTGAAGATTCCGAGAACAACACCAGAGAGGGAGACGATGAATTCCACTTTGATGATGATCTGAGCCTTCCACCAGGAATCAAAATCAACGACCCTGTTCGTATGTATCTCAAAGAAATTGGTCGTGTACCTTTGTTGTCTGCGGATGACGAAGTAGAACTGGCTAAACGGATTGAAAACGGGGATGAAGAGGCGAAACGTCGTTTGGCTGAAGCTAACCTTCGTCTCGTGGTCAGTATCGCCAAGCGTTATGTTGGACGTGGCATGTTGTTCCTGGATCTGATTCAGGAAGGTAACATGGGTCTGATCAAAGCTGTTGAGAAGTTCGACCACAAAAAGGGCTATAAATTCAGTACGTATGCGACATGGTGGATTCGCCAAGCGATCACCCGTGCGATTGCGGACCAGGCGCGTACCATACGTATCCCTGTGCATATGGTGGAGACGATCAATAAGCTGATCCGGGTATCCCGTCAGCTGTTGCAGGAACTTGGGCGTGAACCGACACCAGAAGAAATCGCTGCCGAGATGGATCTGAGTGTGGAAAAAGTTCGTGAGATTACGAAGATTGCTCAGGAACCGGTTTCCTTGGAAACACCGATTGGTGAGGAAGATGATTCCCATCTGGGTGATTTCATCGAGGATCAGGAAGCGCTGGCTCCGGCGGATGCTGCTGCTTATGAGCTGCTGAAAGAACAGCTCGAAGATGTCCTGGATACTTTGACTGAGCGTGAAGAGAATGTGCTTCGTCTGCGTTTTGGTCTGGACGATGGACGTACAAGAACGCTGGAAGAAGTGGGCAAGGTATTTGGTGTTACGCGTGAGCGTATTCGTCAGATTGAAGCCAAGGCTCTTCGTAAATTGCGTCACCCTAGCCGCAGTAAACGGCTTAAAGATTTCCTCGAATAA
- a CDS encoding Nif3-like dinuclear metal center hexameric protein, translating to MFAKGQTVIQLMEQLAPKHLAVPDDRIGLQLGSLQKEITHVLIALDVTNEVVDEAIRIGANLIIAHHAIIFRPVKSLNTDTPMGKLYEKLIKHDIAVYISHTNLDVAEGGMNDWMAEAIGIESKESLEDVHTDHLFKLAVFVPRTHHEQVLQAILEAGAGSIGQYNKCSFNTEGTGTFVPGEGTQPFIGTEGQMERVEEMRIETIVPQSLRSKVIQAMLKAHPYEEVAYDLYAMDLKGRTLGLGRLGPLKQPKTLGELVEVVKAQLDVPYVRVVGDLHRQIKKAAVLGGSGSRYTLPARFKGADVIVTGDIDYHTAHDALMAGMCIIDVGHNAEKIMKPKTADWLRLRLEDKRYDTQVSASEVNTEVFQFI from the coding sequence ATGTTTGCCAAAGGTCAAACTGTAATTCAATTGATGGAGCAGCTTGCTCCCAAACATCTGGCCGTGCCGGACGATCGGATTGGTCTTCAGCTTGGCAGTTTGCAAAAGGAAATTACGCACGTTCTTATCGCGCTTGATGTTACAAACGAAGTTGTAGACGAGGCCATTCGGATTGGAGCCAATCTGATTATTGCGCACCATGCCATCATTTTCCGTCCAGTCAAATCCTTGAATACAGATACACCCATGGGGAAATTGTACGAGAAGCTGATCAAGCATGATATTGCGGTGTACATTAGTCATACCAATCTGGATGTGGCTGAAGGTGGCATGAATGACTGGATGGCCGAGGCCATTGGAATAGAGAGCAAGGAATCACTTGAGGATGTACATACAGATCATTTATTTAAATTGGCTGTATTTGTACCCCGCACCCATCATGAGCAGGTGCTCCAAGCGATCCTCGAAGCCGGCGCTGGCAGTATTGGTCAGTACAATAAGTGCAGCTTCAACACCGAAGGTACAGGTACTTTTGTACCGGGTGAGGGGACACAGCCCTTCATCGGTACAGAGGGACAGATGGAGCGTGTAGAGGAAATGCGGATTGAGACCATTGTACCGCAGAGTCTGCGCAGCAAGGTTATACAAGCGATGCTGAAGGCTCATCCGTATGAGGAAGTGGCCTATGACCTGTATGCAATGGATTTAAAAGGCCGTACGCTGGGTCTGGGGCGCTTGGGACCACTCAAACAACCAAAGACACTCGGTGAGCTGGTGGAGGTCGTTAAGGCCCAACTGGATGTGCCATACGTTAGGGTGGTAGGGGATCTCCATCGGCAGATCAAAAAAGCAGCCGTGCTTGGCGGTTCAGGCAGCCGTTATACCCTTCCAGCACGGTTCAAAGGGGCCGATGTTATCGTAACTGGAGACATTGATTATCATACGGCTCATGATGCGCTGATGGCGGGCATGTGTATTATCGATGTCGGGCATAATGCGGAGAAAATCATGAAACCGAAAACTGCGGACTGGCTGCGTTTACGTTTGGAAGACAAACGTTATGACACACAAGTAAGTGCATCCGAGGTAAACACGGAAGTATTTCAGTTTATCTAA